The genome window GTAACCCAGCTTTTCAAGGCGCGGGATCATGATGCCGCCGATGCATGCCACCGCCGAGGATGCGGTGCCGGAGATTGCGCCGAATATGGCACAGGCGACGATGCTGGCCGCCCCCATTCCTCCCCTGAGACGTCCCAGCATGGAGTTGGCGAAGTTCGTCAGCCGTTCGGCGATGCCCGCGGAGCTCATGAGGGCTCCCGCAATGATGAAGAACGGGATGGAGAGGATGGTCAGGGAGTTCAGCCCCCGGAAGCCGATGGTCATGAGGAAGGAGAAGTCGGGGAAATAAATGACCCCCATGTATATGGCCGCCAGCATGAAGCAGAACGGAACCGGTATCCCGATGACGATGCTGGATATCAAAATCAGAAGGTCGATAGCTATATGATCCATGATGTTCCTCCTTCGCCGCCGTTATTCATCGTATGGTGCCTTGGGCAGTGCAAGGCCTGGTTTCCCTGCCGCCTGGCGGATATTGTCGAGCAGTTCGATGAAGAAATAGAACGCCATGAGCGCTGCGGAAGCAAGAAGGCTCATCTGGGAGTACACCATGGGGATCATCAGGGCCGGAGACCGTTCCCACGACTTGATGGACCATGAGATGTAGTTCCAGCACCAGTGTGTCATCACGCACGCAAGGATGAATGTGATGAGGGTGACGAATGTCTGGATCTTCCGGTATGTCCTCTCGTTTTTCATCACGGAGTGGATGAGGTCCGCCCTGATGTGGTTCCGCTCCCTTGCGCCGGAGGCGGATCCCATCATGTACATCCAGAAG of Aminivibrio pyruvatiphilus contains these proteins:
- a CDS encoding TRAP transporter small permease, translating into MKKMFDMLWIFLRKIENFIMITSTIILVTLVLTQVALRYIFKMPLMGVEELATMTGFWMYMMGSASGARERNHIRADLIHSVMKNERTYRKIQTFVTLITFILACVMTHWCWNYISWSIKSWERSPALMIPMVYSQMSLLASAALMAFYFFIELLDNIRQAAGKPGLALPKAPYDE